In Gossypium hirsutum isolate 1008001.06 chromosome A10, Gossypium_hirsutum_v2.1, whole genome shotgun sequence, the DNA window AGCTCATTACTATTGtatgtatgttaatttgttttttttttgttcatttgtatAATATTTCATCTATGTATATTGTTCCATGTTTATAACTTTGATTTTTCTACATTATTGCTTCATGATTCAAATTTCAATGTTTTGATTGATATTGGTCGTCTCATTTTTATTTCTAGTAAAACAAGTAAAGGCGTTTTGAGccggttttataattgtttatttgaAAATCTCCCAAaacaaaggcaatgtttgatgtttgaaaattcaggaaatcgtgccctaacgtgctgggtttcaattttttttgcctgaaataatcaaatatccctttaaaatttcatctgtgttttctaaattttaaaacaaggcAATGATCTatgtttggaaatccgagaagtcgtgccctaatgtgctgggtttcggtttttgttgaaccaaataattgaatatccttttgtaattttcaaatgtATGAGCTTTTGGAAATAATAATTGATATTGGTTTCGAGGGTTTAAAAGGTcatgtcctaacgtactggatgtgatattttattccttcgtAACAAGAGAATTTTAACATccaattcgagttattcaaatgttCTAAAGGAAACtgtatttcaaaatctttttaaattttagacataaggacactATATAATCAATTAGGTTCCAATtctgggcgttacaagggtgctaatccttcctcgtatgtaaccgactcccgaaccagttttctcaaatttcgtagaccaaagtcattgttttaataaatcaaaatactttattaaaatgatcaatcttAAAGTGAACCAATCACACCTTGAAAAAAAGTTGGTGGCGATTCCATACctcgttttaaagtcgatcccattttttttcaaaattaaaaatggtttcgacagcttggcgactccgctggggatcaataagagagtcaagtcataaaattgattattttttgtccttGTGTcggaaaattgaaaatttgatttgaaaagcaTGCCCCTTTTGTCGCATTTGTTGGTTTCATGTCATATGTTTGTTGTGATTTGAGATACGTAGGATATTTCTGCATCATATTGCATGACTGTTGTGGTcgcaccttttaagtgggagtgagaaactatgccttcgtgaggttttcacctccgcatgagCTAGTGAactgcttccgggatacatccgtacctatgtcttcgtgaggttttcacctccgcatggccatagggaaatgtattcccctgaattgaactcaatccacatgagcctataatgggtgaggattgaggaatctgttggtttaGGTACCCTGTCTTTAGAAACAAACTGCATATAGTGAGCCTtaagagcccaccctaggtagagccacttcaaaccctagtggttacccaaGTAGGTGCTCTATTTGATATTAATGTATTTGTATTAacgtgttttcttttgttttggctATGAttacattgcattttcatcatagaaaaaaggtgttgattcaagtttagttgctaaatagagagcttgtcatggaaaatgaatttcttgataaagtggaatacAATACGGCCGTCTGAATATGGTCCGAGTAAACACGACAAGAGAAGGATGAGAGTCCACAGAGAAGTACACGACTTGGCTTCAAGATTCAAGCTAACAAAGATTATTCTGGAACTGTCAATGTCTCGACTTActtaaagaagctgacgagcATCATGAGGATGAGTGAGTAAGGATTTGCAGCccagatcaagcaaaaaggagataatTCGCAAGATTTGATTTTAGCGTCCGAatatgaagaaaaagatcgatgtctTCGCCTGGAGTATATGGGCAAGCTCGTACATGTttctgctttatgtaaagagatttgctATCTAGAAAAGTTTTTCTAACAGAATTGaaccagaatcaacgtctctttgtgcattcatttcatgcatctgcattgcATTTCATTATATGCATTGAATATCAAAAAAGGACTTTAATTAGTTTAAAAACTATTTCAGTTAATCTAGAAACCAATAAAAACCTACCAAGTACGCATCTTTACTACATACGGAAAAAACTAAAGCTATGGATTAAAGGTTGGaaaaattggagcaaatgcagAAAGAGATGCAGGATCAACTGCAAGTACAGATGCAAGAACAGTTGGCCAAAATTTAGCAGGATATGAAGGATCAGATGCTGGAATCTCAAAAGAATATGATGAGCCAATTGACCCAGTTACTAGTTGGAAGGCCGGAAAAAGGGAAGAGTCCCATGATCAGTACTGAGGACGACAGTGAGGACCTTGCTtaccctccaggtttcaccccaaaaAATGCCTAAGCACCACCTCAAAGAGTGTCTGTCAGTATCGGACCCCAATGTCAGATTGGTACTTCGGCACTAATAAACTTCCCAAAGGGCTCGTGTTCCAACCCTGAAAAAAATCGGGCAAATCCTGTAGTCCCTGACTTCAATGATGTAGCGAAAACAGGAAGGGCAAGAGCAGACCTCCTAAAGCAATTGGAAGACCGATACAAATAGTTGGAGAAGAAATTCAAGGCGTTGGAAAGCGCTGATTATCATTGCGGAATGGATGCTAAGGAGTTGAGTCTGGTCCCAGATTTGGTACTCCCCCCGaaattcaaaatgccagagtttgaaaaaTACAACGGAAACAGCTGCCCTGAGGCTCACATCACGATGTTTTTTCGGAGGATGATTGGTCATGTTAATAATGATCAGTTATTGATTAACTGTTTCCAAGACAGTTTGACTGGGGTTgcggccaaatggtacaaccagctGAATCGTACCCAAGTTAAATCATGGAAggacttagcacaagccttcatgaaGCAATTTGGTCATGTGACGGACATAGCGTTTGATAGGATCACGTTACAGAACATGGGGAAAAATTCGAGTGAAAGTTTCAGGCAATATGCTCAGAGGTGGAGGGAAGTGGCTACACAAGTCCAACCGCCTCTTCTGGAAAAGGAGaccacgatgcttttcatcaatactctgaAAGCCTCGTTCATTGACCGTATATTGGGAAGCGCTACTCTGAGCTTTTCAGATATAGTAATGTCCggtgagatgattgaaaatgcgATAAGAAGTGGAAAAATAGACATGGGAGAAAACACTAAAAGGTCAACCCTGAGAAACAAGGAAAATGAAGTGAACATCGTGAGCATGCCTTCCAAATTGGTCAACATAGCCCAACCGAGGGCTGTAACCACTAGTTATCAAGGCTCTTCAAGGCAGGAATTCAACTCGAGGCCAAAGTTTATACCCATCCCGACGCCAAAGTtattcataatttaaaacttaaatgtTTAATAATAGTTGTATAgtaaaatatgtttatatttttaaaagtgtaaaatttcttatcatttatattaatttataattattctattatGTATTGTTTACTATAATCTAGTccataaattgttaaatttcCAAAACTTTCTTacaacaaatttaattaaaatcaatttaaaattttagaatagaTTAATCTaagttacaaaattaaacaaagtttaatatttgaaatttcaataaattaatagaacttttatatatatatttaaattttattggtTTTAACAGAAATTAATACAtgtaaaattcatttttttaaatatttattcatttaagtataaataaaaaacaaaatcacatataatatatataatagttttttCTAAAAGTTTAGTAATATAAATGTgtctaataattaataattttaatagaaataatttaataaaatgatattttggaTAGAAATAAAATGGGGTTTATTTCCttcacttcttttttttaataaattattactaaagtagtctaataattaataattttaaatagaaataatttaataaaaatgatatttttggatagaagtaattttattaataatttaataaaaggatatttttaatccattttgatattttttattttttatattatttatgtaaaaaaaagtcagaatagtttaaattaatttatttatgacCAAAATAATTTATGGTAATTTGCTTATTCCATTTTGAATTTGCTTTGAGATCATTAGGTTTCAATTAGTCAGTTCCTGCCTAATCTCAGCTGTTTAtggtaataatttaataaaaggatattttttcaatttatttttaatcattttggtcatatataaattaatttaaagtattttaactttttttacataaataatataaaaaaatcaaaatggaaTAAGTAAAAATTAACCGGAAATAGTTGATTTTTTTACATaactattataataataataattactaaaataagataaattaaaaattaaatacgaaTATAGGCAAAATAATCTGCTTGCAAAACACCtctaatttaaaagttttttcttattaaattaattggCTTCTCATCTCTTGGTGAACTAAaactatttctaattttttatcaaataaacaacttttaatttaaaagttttaaaatccATTCTCAGATCCATTATTCATAATATTCGTTCTATTGAGAAGAGTTTTGAAAGTGTTTTTTACCTTTTTGTTTCTCGGGAGATTAACAAGGCGGTTCACACTCTTGCTTTGGAAGGAAGGAGACGACAAGTCTCGTGCATCTGGATTGATGGGGTTCCTGAATCGGTGAAGGTTCCTGAATCGGTGAAGAAGATGGTTGTTATGGATCGGACGATTTGGTTCCAAAATAAATGAGTTTTTGGAGTATGTTCTAATTTTGGAGAAGGTTCTTGCAAATCTCCATGATTATGTTCAGAGCTTTCAAATTTCTTCCTTTACTACTCTCAGATTTGGGTTTTACAAGATTGAAAGTAAGTTTGGTTGATATTTTCTCTGCTCTGTGACATTTGAGTTTTGGCATCAGGCGACTTATTTTCTCATTTATGGTTTGCTTGTTTTCTATGTGCGTCTTTTTATCTGGTTTTGTTGACTATTTcgattttgtttggttttgtttCCTATACTTTCCTCTTCTGGTTCTAATTGGATGTTGGAGTCAATTTTTGAGCCGTGTGCCATTATTTCCTTCATTAATAAATATCaactttattctaaaaaaaaactgTATTATTCTATATTTGTATCAACATTTATTCTGTACCTTTGAAAACATTTCATCTTTTTCAACATTTGAGGATATTTAATTTTCTCAAACACTTAAAAATCAGAGAACAGAAACAAAGTAGGGACAACAACAAAAACAGAAGACCAAAagcttttaggttttttttttaaatttttttattcattttcttataAAAGGTGAAGGAAGCAATTTTGGACATGAATTTATAGTTTTTTACTTTCTTATTTTTCTAGggctattttttttaactttagtttttttttcatttttagttaaattttttttatttttgtcagtGTTGCTTGACACACTGGCGGCATcactaaaaaaatattactttGGTTTCGTGATATACTTAGgggtatttaaattttagtgtaaACAGAATTAATAGACCTAATCAATCTAATTCGGTTAATTGGTTGTTAACCGATTCAATTCAGTCAAAGGTCGGTTAATGATTTTTTAGAAGTTCGGTTATCGGTTAATGAGGTTCAAAATCAGGTGGTgaaccgaattaactgaacttaataattaataatacaaattatatgtatttttaatttggttaattcgaataattcaatcaaataaatattatcaatttatttatttttatatatttatacttgttttaaccaaaaaagtaaaaacatataaattttgattaattcggttaatcgactgaattaaccgaaatatttcggtttagttaatttttttgaaaaaaatttaattcgatgaacggttaaagaattaaaaattttggttaattcggttttaATTCTAGTTCGGTTTGATTAACCGTTTGAACACCTCTAAATATACTTGTATTTTCTcgaatactttaaaaaaatacatatcgATGCTGCTTGATATAGCGgcggaaaaaaaattatttttttaagaaaagaagAACTGACAGATGCTATTTtcgtatttaatttttaacatatccTTTATtggtaattatttattttttatattatttaagacaATAAACCAACTATTTCGAGTTAAAAAGTCAAATCAAATCTAGTGTGACTGAGGAGTAATCTAGAGAAAGGTAAAAACTGACAAGAGTCTGAAACACGTGTCACCGCTCTCCTTCATAGAGCCTAGACAAATTTTGTGGGTCCCATTTCCCTAAAGTATAATTCAATCCGACAACGCAACACTCAATCAGACAATAAACTAACGCTTACCTCTGACCAGAGTTCTCATGTTTTAACAAAATGGATCAACAAAAtccatatattttattcttttccttGCTTTGCTAAAGCTTATACGAAACTGATCAAGTTTAACCTCTAAATCTAATACAGCAGAAGGTGAAGGAGAAACATATAGAAATGGGCATGGAGAACATGAAGGAGAAGAAGAGTGTTTACAGTGTTTATATTGTGATGGTTCTTACACTATGGTTGATTGATGGTGGAATTGAAGGAAGACAAGTGGGTGTTTTAGAGAAACTTGAAAAACCTAGTTCTGGTTTCTCCAAATCCTACAATTCCATTTATGATACTTCAAAATATGGGATTTTTCAACTCAACAATGGCTTGGCTCTTACGCCTCAAATGGGGTAGTGCTTTTCTCTCTTTATTTCTTTATCTTAATTTATCCCTCATCTATTAAGAACCCagtttggattttgatttttcATGCACTGGGTCCTTGCTTTCTGctgatttatttatatatacatatatatatatataattttcttcTGTTTTTTCCCCTGGATTATAAGGGTTGGATATGTGCTATATGTGTAATCATAAAAAATGAAGGGGGGAAAAAGGATTTTTTATTGtgaaaaagctaaaattaaattgttcagtGATGGAAAATCTAGAAACAATGAAAATTTTGGAGATATTGTTTTTAGGACTAAACTCAGTAAAGATTTGCAACTGGGACTTGATAAGCCAATATGGGGGAATATAGTGTTTTGCTTGAGATCTTAATTCAGAGGCTTTGATGTTACTGTATCAAGTGACACTGCTAATGTAATAATGCATCCGAACTCAATGTTTTTATCTTTTGGTATTAAAACTAATTGCATGTCAAAGGTAAATATGATGttcttttaatgcatgtttttttCAGATGGAATAGCTGGAATTTCTTTGCTTGTAGTATCAGTGAAGACCTTATTAAGGAAACAGGTATGGGTTCTTTACCCCATTATAGTTGCTCTCATGGTTCATTGGCCTTTTCTTGTATGTGGTATTAATCAATTTTGCCTAGATTGTTCATAAATACACATAAACCACCCACATTCTTTCCCTGTTAATCTCATGAATGATCATGTGACATATTGATTCTTTTGTTAATATTATGTTCTGCTAAGTCAAACTCATTAACACATATTCATATGAAACGTAGAGGAATACTTGATAAGCAGTAGGTATACTGGATTCATTTCTAAAGAATTGAATTGGGATTTATATCATTCCATTGCCACTTCAAAAAATCTAATGATGGTGATATCCTTCAAACATAATGTCATATTAATTGACATATTGAAACATTACCATTTGAGTTTTGGtttattgttttcttcttcattcttgATTAAAATTCATTTGAAATACTGACCTTGTTTCTACTATGAACAGCCGATGCACTTGTCTCAAGTGGCTTGGCTGATTTAGGCTATGTATATGTTAATATAGGTATTCTTCTGTGTTATTGTGTTCTTTAACATACGTAGTTACCCTAACTTATATTGTCCTGTATGAGGCTTACTTATTTTCATTGGATGCAGATGATTGCTGGTCTGCTGCCACTCGAAATTTGAAGGTTAGATAATCTTATTGCTTTTAAAAAAGAATTACTACTCTTGCTATTTGCATTCTATAAACCTTGATCTATCGTAAATGTCATTTCTAGTTCAATTAATGGAATAATATTATGAGCTTCTTAGTTTACTACCCTCATAAAACTTGTCCATGTCAAATATGTGTTGTAGTACTTTGTCAAGGTCTATTGCTTGAATGTACGAGGATCACCTAAATTTTACGGCTTTGCTTCATCATGCAGGGTCAGTTGGTCCCTGATCCAAAAACTTTTCCATCCGGAATCAAAGCTCTTTCTGATTATGTACATGGGAAAGGCCTCAAGCTCGGTATTTATGGTGATGCTGGGTAGGATGGACTTCCAATACCTGTGCAGAATCTCTGAAGTTAGATTCACAATGAAAAAGTTACTTAATTTTGCATCAAATCTGTTAAATTCTGGATTTTCCTCACTAACTCAACTCAATGTTGTAGTGCATTTACGTGTAAAGTTCGACCCGGATCACTCTTCCATGAAACTGGTGATGCACAACTGTTTGCTGATTGGGTTAGTTGGAAACCATTAAACATAATTCAATTGTCtcctattctattttttttataatattagaagtTTGATACCAGTAGGCTTCTATAATTCAAAGTACTAATAAAATGGACTCTGAAAACAAATGACAAAAAAATGTCTATTTGatgcttttttattttgttaccaGGGTGTAGATTATTTGAAGTATGATAACTGTTTTAACTTGGGTATTGACCCTAAAAAAAGGTTACATCTCCTCTTCATTTCTATTACTCAAAGAATCATTATATCTTTGTTTCAATTCATTGGATTTGGTACCACAATTTCAGATATCCTCCAATGCGTGACGCTCTAAATGCAACTGGGAGAACAATTTTCTATTCTATTTGTGAATGGTAATTGAAATTCCATTTTCTATTTGCATTATTTTCATGCACAATTGCACAACCTTGGGATCAACCATGGCTTCATTGATAGGGGGGTTGAAGACCCAGCCTTATGGGCTCGTGGAGTCGGAAATAGCTGGCGTACAACAGATGACATTAATGATACATGGGCTAGGTTAGAATTCTTGAATAAGAAGTGCTTGAGTGGTGTAGTGAGTCACTTTTTTATGCATCATTGTTAAACATGCTGAAATTATAGTACAGTTAGCTTGCTCCTTTAGTTTCTCCCCCTTAATCATCACCACTCGGGAAAGCACGACACACTGAACTGGTTTTCTTGTACCCTGTAAGAAGTGTAAGAAATGAAACATGATTTTTCTGTCTAGTTcatggagaaaaagaaaaagttctgCTGATACTGAATTCTTACATTGATTGTTATACCTTCTTTTTCTCCTTGTTGGTTAGCATGACTACAATAGCTGATATAAATGACAAATGGGCTTCCCATGCTGGACCTGGAGGATGGAATGGTAAAAATGTCTTTTTTTCGCATAGAGGTGTTAAAATTCTTGTGCAAAGCTGCGGTTATTGAACTCTCCATGTAATCCTTTTGAGTAGATCCTGATATGCTGGAAGTTGGTAATGGAGGCATGACTTATCAGGAATACCGTGCTCATTTTAGCATTTGGGCTTTGATGAaggtcttttctttttcttttttaatcttatTCCTTATTTAAATGTTGTATGTCCCAAGCAAGTTATTTGTTTTAGCCCCATCCCAACTTGTTACTTTtagttcatttttattattaatttcattgaTTCTGGAATTGAGAAATCAATCTTACATAGCTGGTTCCTGGTGAACTGCTGTTTCCATGACCTTGCTCTTCCAAGTTTTGACACCAATGTTGTAACTGCCACGCACCTGGAATTTTGGTTGAGTCCTTATTTGCTTTTTAATTTGTTGTGTCCTGTGAGGatactttttatttctttacttttgAGAACTTTAATTAGCACTGACCATATCTGTATATCTGCTACATTATGTCCTTTTGAATCCTTCAGTTGGGTTAaaattttgttgttgatggtgcaGGCCCCTCTTTTAATTGGTTGTGATGTAAGAAACATGACTGCTGAAACCCTTGAAATTTTAAGCAATAAGGAGGTCATTTCTGTAAACCAAGGTGAAtttcttatttttactttttgccCCTCATCCCTTCTTCCCTGTCTGCAGCCAAGTCAGGCTTTCTTATGCTTGTATTAAATGAAATTTGTGTTGTCTGTTATTCTTTATAATTCCATGGATTTCAATTGATATTTTCTGGCTACTAAGTAGAcaggatattatttctttttgcAGACTCACTAGGTGTCCAGGGAAGGAAAGTTTATGTTTCTGGAGAAGCTAACTGCCTTCAGGTGATCTTTCAGCTTGCTTAAGTTGGTACATTAATGCTACGTTAGTTTGGAGCATCATTTTTTACGCATGTTTTAGTGTATGAGTTagcaataaactaattcaattgaTAAGTTTAACCACTCCCATGCCTTATTTTTAGCtaaggaaaatgaaaattttttgtttattttgaagaGATCTTAATTTTTACAAGAGCTTCtactcatctttctaatttcaagtttaaaattgtactaattattctttattttatgtctaactatTGTAATACAATGTAATAAATAAGCTTTTTCCTCACATTATTACATGAGCAACCAAACGATTCTTAAGTGTGATAACTTGTGCGATTATTTTCCTTGACAAAGTTAACAAATTGGTAGAGAAGAATGGCCTCTAATACCACCCTTAAATGTGGCTTTAGTTAGTAGTAAGCTTGACTATCAATGTTGCAGCTGGGTCTCATGAAAGTCTTATGTATGCCTGCTTTTTGCTGGCCACAGCAGTGCAagagaatatataaaaataaaagaaaagactCAATTGTAAGAGTATCCAGCAGCTAAAAGTTATTTTAGCTGTGAAAGCTGTGTATGAGAACTTTCCTGTATGACAAAGTATTTCATACTCGGTTACGACAGGAGCTGTTAACCATATGGTGCAACACATTGTTTGAAGTTTGCAATATGCTATAACGGATATATtatctcttaaattttatttgtgaTTATGTTTTGCAGGTTTGGGCAGGACCTTTGTCTGGCAATCGCTTAGTCGTAGCTTTCTGGAATAGATGTTCCGAAGCTGCAACTATAACAGCTAGGTGGGATGTACTCGGTCTTGAATCTAGCACCCATGTCTCAATAAGAGATTTGTGGCAGGTGATCAAACTTACTTTTCAGCTGGTGTTTTGGTTGAAGGAATTGAAACTCAGATTAACCTTTTGTGTTAGACGTAGAAGTTACCAAAAAGTCTATCAGGTTTATAAAACTGCCTCCAACAGTCCAAACACCCTCCCTCCGTTCATTGCAAACACCTTAATTCCTTCTAATGCCTGTTGattctttttgtctttttttgttcacaagtttctttctttttttttctgaaaagagTTGATAACTGTCAGTTAGAAACAACACAGTGTAGCATCATCCTATATCTTCCCAGGCTTCCTCAAGCTACTTAGGCTGTTGGAGAGCCAGGATGGCTTAAGTGTCTGTTTTGGGGTTGAGTAACCAGAATCATGTGTATTTTCTTACATGCAAAGTATAACTAGATAATCAACAAGGCACACATATTCCTTACT includes these proteins:
- the LOC107897936 gene encoding alpha-galactosidase 3 isoform X2, producing MIMFRAFKFLPLLLSDLGFTRLKQKVKEKHIEMGMENMKEKKSVYSVYIVMVLTLWLIDGGIEGRQVGVLEKLEKPSSGFSKSYNSIYDTSKYGIFQLNNGLALTPQMGWNSWNFFACSISEDLIKETDDCWSAATRNLKGQLVPDPKTFPSGIKALSDYVHGKGLKLGIYGDAGAFTCKVRPGSLFHETGDAQLFADWGVDYLKYDNCFNLGIDPKKRYPPMRDALNATGRTIFYSICEWGVEDPALWARGVGNSWRTTDDINDTWASMTTIADINDKWASHAGPGGWNDPDMLEVGNGGMTYQEYRAHFSIWALMKAPLLIGCDVRNMTAETLEILSNKEVISVNQDSLGVQGRKVYVSGEANCLQVWAGPLSGNRLVVAFWNRCSEAATITARWDVLGLESSTHVSIRDLWQHKEVKENAVASFGAKVDSHDCHVYIFTPKTVAHSES
- the LOC107897936 gene encoding alpha-galactosidase 3 isoform X3, whose amino-acid sequence is MIMFRAFKFLPLLLSDLGFTRLKQKVKEKHIEMGMENMKEKKSVYSVYIVMVLTLWLIDGGIEGRQVGVLEKLEKPSSGFSKSYNSIYDTSKYGIFQLNNGLALTPQMGWNSWNFFACSISEDLIKETADALVSSGLADLGYVYVNIDDCWSAATRNLKGQLVPDPKTFPSGIKALSDYVHGKGLKLGIYGDAGAFTCKVRPGSLFHETGDAQLFADWGVDYLKYDNCFNLGIDPKKRYPPMRDALNATGRTIFYSICECMTTIADINDKWASHAGPGGWNDPDMLEVGNGGMTYQEYRAHFSIWALMKAPLLIGCDVRNMTAETLEILSNKEVISVNQDSLGVQGRKVYVSGEANCLQVWAGPLSGNRLVVAFWNRCSEAATITARWDVLGLESSTHVSIRDLWQHKEVKENAVASFGAKVDSHDCHVYIFTPKTVAHSES
- the LOC107897936 gene encoding alpha-galactosidase 3 isoform X1 — its product is MIMFRAFKFLPLLLSDLGFTRLKQKVKEKHIEMGMENMKEKKSVYSVYIVMVLTLWLIDGGIEGRQVGVLEKLEKPSSGFSKSYNSIYDTSKYGIFQLNNGLALTPQMGWNSWNFFACSISEDLIKETADALVSSGLADLGYVYVNIDDCWSAATRNLKGQLVPDPKTFPSGIKALSDYVHGKGLKLGIYGDAGAFTCKVRPGSLFHETGDAQLFADWGVDYLKYDNCFNLGIDPKKRYPPMRDALNATGRTIFYSICEWGVEDPALWARGVGNSWRTTDDINDTWASMTTIADINDKWASHAGPGGWNDPDMLEVGNGGMTYQEYRAHFSIWALMKAPLLIGCDVRNMTAETLEILSNKEVISVNQDSLGVQGRKVYVSGEANCLQVWAGPLSGNRLVVAFWNRCSEAATITARWDVLGLESSTHVSIRDLWQHKEVKENAVASFGAKVDSHDCHVYIFTPKTVAHSES
- the LOC107897936 gene encoding alpha-galactosidase 3 isoform X4 gives rise to the protein MGMENMKEKKSVYSVYIVMVLTLWLIDGGIEGRQVGVLEKLEKPSSGFSKSYNSIYDTSKYGIFQLNNGLALTPQMGWNSWNFFACSISEDLIKETDDCWSAATRNLKGQLVPDPKTFPSGIKALSDYVHGKGLKLGIYGDAGAFTCKVRPGSLFHETGDAQLFADWGVDYLKYDNCFNLGIDPKKRYPPMRDALNATGRTIFYSICECMTTIADINDKWASHAGPGGWNDPDMLEVGNGGMTYQEYRAHFSIWALMKAPLLIGCDVRNMTAETLEILSNKEVISVNQDSLGVQGRKVYVSGEANCLQVWAGPLSGNRLVVAFWNRCSEAATITARWDVLGLESSTHVSIRDLWQHKEVKENAVASFGAKVDSHDCHVYIFTPKTVAHSES